The nucleotide window GATCTCAAATGCCCTGAAGGCCGTTGCACTGTAACTGCCGGCCGGGGAATGCACCATTCGGGTAAACGAAGATCGAAGCGCGCAATGCTGGCAGCAGCAGCGTGCCGACGAAAAAAAAGCCCGCCGGAGCGGGCTAATAATCAGTTGAAGAAAGCCCTGTATTCGAGGGCAGGCACAGTGTAAGAAAGTGCCCTGCCTCAGCGAATTAGGGGAATCCCTTTCCGGATGCCGGTTTCCGGGCGATCCGGCATCTCATGTGCGGCGCGCGGAACCCGCGTGCCGACATGCATATTTTCACGATTCGAAGTTAGAGCGCAGCCTCGGCATGGCACGAGGCAATGCATGCTTACGCGGCCAGCGGCTCTTGCGTGTGCGGGCGCAAATGCGTGCGCGCTTCGTCGAACAGCGCCTCCACATCGGTCCGCGTGCGTGCCGCATGCATGCGCTTCGCATCGGACAGCACGCGGCGCCAGCCACGTCCGCCGGCGATGCCGCGATGCAGGCCGAGCATGTGCCGTGTCACGGCACCCATATATCCGCCCTGCTCAACGAAGTCGCCGATATAACGCTGCATCGCCAGTTCAACGTCGAGCCGCGACGGCACCGGCGCACTGGCATCGCCATAGAAGCGCGCGTCCATCTCGGCCAGGAAATACGGTTGGTGATACGCCTCGCGTCCGATCATGACGCCGTCGACATGCTCGAGATGAGCAGCGATTTCGTCATGGCTGACGATGCCGCCGTTGATCAGGATTTCCAGGTCGGGAAATTCCCGCTTCAGCTGGTATGCCACCTCATAGCGCAGCGGCGGAATCTCGCGGTTTTCCTTCGGGCTCAGGCCCTTCAGGATCGCATTGCGCGCATGCACGATAAACGTGCCGCAACCCGCCTGCGCCACCTTGCCGACAAAATCGCGCACGAAATCGTAGTGCTCGATCTTGTCGATGCCGATGCGATGCTTCACGGTCACCGGAATTTCCACCGCGTCGCGCATCGCCTTCACGCAGTCGGCCACCAGTTGCGGCTCCGCCATCAGGCAGGCACCGAAGGCGCCGCGCTGCACGCGCTCGGACGGGCAGCCGCAGTTCAGGTTGATTTCCGCATAGCCCCACTGCTGGCCCAGCTTCGCCGCCATGGCGAGGTCTGCCGGCTCGCTGCCGCCCAGCTGCAGCGCGACCGGGTGCTCGGCCGCATCGAAGTCGAGGTGGCGCGGCACGTCGCCATGCAGCAGCGCGCCGGTGGTCACCATCTCGGTATACAGCCAGGTGTGGCGGCTGAGCTGGCGGTGGAACATGCGGCAATGACGGTCGGTCCAGTCCATCATCGGCGCAACCGAAATGCGGCGGGGATTTACGTTCATGGAAATACAGCAGTTGGAGACGGGCCGGACGCGGCAGCGTCGCAAGTCCAGGCAGGCGGCGCCGTGTCATATGCAGATCACGGCACCCCCAAGGGCCGCAGGGGCCCGCGCGAAGACGTGAGTATAGGCTACCGCGCCAGGCTCTGCTGCCCCCGCTGACTAGGGCTCAGCGCGGCGCGGTGCGCTCGATCCACGCGGCAAACGTGGTCAGTAACTTGCCAAGGAAGCCCTTGGTCGACTCATTGGCAATCCCGCCCTGTTCGTCGAACAACTTGTCGACACCGCTGATATACGCTTCGTGCTGCAGGATCGGGACATTCAGGAACACCAGCGACTGGCGCAGGTGGTGATTGGCACCGAAGCCGCCGATGGCTCCCGGCGATGCGCTGATGATGGCGCCGGGCTTGCCGTCCCAGACGCTGCTGCCATAGGGGCGCGAGCCCACGTCGATGGCGTTCTTCAGCGGCGCCGGCACCGAGCGGTTGTATTCCGGGGTCACGAACAGCACCGCGTCGGCGCGGCGGATGCGGTCGCGGAACGCGGTCCAGGCCTGGGTCGGCTTGTCGTCGAGGTCCTGGTTGTACAGCTCCAGGCTGCCGATCTCGACGATCTCCAGCTTGAGCTGCGCCGGCGCGAGCGCGATCAGCGCCTTGGCCAGCTTGCGGCTGTATGACTCCTTGCGCAGGCTTCCTACCAGAACAACGACATCACGAGGATCACTCATTGCGGCTCCTTTGACGGTGTGGACGGAATGGCACAGGCGGCGCCCGCGCACGGCATGGCCGCGCAACGGGCGCCAGAACCTGTCGTCACTCTACCCGAGTCGGCGCCGGCGTGTTCCGTGCGGCGAGGTCAGGCGCGCTTGCCCAGCGCCGCCAGCGGGTGTTCCTCCGGGCGCCACGGGCTGTCGAAGAACGACAGTGCCTTCTCGCGGCTTACCTCGTCGAGCCGTGCGTACTGCCAGCGCGGCTTGTGGTCCTTGTCGACCGCCAGCGCGCGGATGCCTTCGACGCCGTCGCCCTTGCGGAACACGTAGTACATCATGTCCAGCTCCATGCGCAGCTCGTCTTCCAGCGACATGCCGCGCGCGCGGCGGATCTGCTCGAGCGTGACGCACAGCATCAGCGGCGAGCGGCTGCGCAGCATGGCGGCGGTCTGCGCGGCCCAGTCGCCGGGGGCGTCGCTGACCGCGGCGAGGATGTCCTGCGCGGTATTGCCGGCGAACAGCTGGTCGATCTGCCCGGCAAGCCCGGCCAGCGTGCTTTGCGCCGGCACGCAATCCGCGCGGTGCGCGGCGGTGAAGGTGTCGATATGCGCCAGCACCGCATCGCCGCTGCCAAACTGCTGCGCGCGCAGGGAATCGACCAGCTCCGCTAGGCGGTTGCCCGGCAGGTAAGCGTCGGCCAGGCCTGCGTACAAGGCGTCGGCGGCGTGGATCACGGTCCCGGTCAGGCCCAGGTATTCGCCGATGCGTCCGGAGGTGCGCGCCAGGAACCAGCCGCCACCCACATCCGGGAACAGCCCGATATTGGTTTCGGGCATGGCCATCCTGGTGCGATCGGTAACCAGCCGCAGGCGCGCGCCCTGCGAGATGCCCATGCCGCCGCCCATCACCACGCCGTCCATCAGCGCGATATAGGGCTTGGCGTAGCGATGGATCAGGAAATTGAGCGCGTATTCCTCGACGAAGAACTGGTCGAGCAGCGGATCGCCCGCATGCGCGGCCTGGTGGAAATAGCGGATATCGCCGCCGGCGCAGAATGCCTTGCCGCCGGCACCGGCCACCACCACGGCTGCCACCTCGGGGGCGGCGGACCAGTCCTGCAGCGCCTGCGTGATGGCGCGGATCATGTCGAGCGACAGGGCGTTGAGCGCCTGCGGGCGGTTCAGCGTCAGGTACCCGATGCCACCGCGGACCTCGGTCGTGACGAATTCAGTCATGTCGTACTCCTCCAATGCAACTGGCGATTTTACGCCAGTCACCCTGGCCAGCGCACGCCCATGGGCCGCTTGCGGCGCATGCGGACACGCATGCGCCCTGCCCGCTCAGGCCAGCCGGAACGTCGCCACCAGCGAGGTGAGGCGCTGCGCCTGCTCTTCCAGAGAGGCCGCGGCGGCCGCGGCCTGCTCGACCAGCGCGGCATTCTGCTGCGTCATGCTGTCCATCTGCGACACGGCAACGTTGACCTGCTCGATGCCGTTGGACTGCTCGTCCGACGCCGCGCTGATATCGCCGATGATGGCGCTGACGCGCTGCACCGCATCGACGATGTCCTGCATCGCGCGCCCCGCCTCATCGACCAGCCCCGAGCCTTCGCGCACATTGGCCACCGAGGCGCCGATCAGCGCGCGGATTTCCTTCGAGGCACCGGCGCAGCGCTGCGCCAGGTCGCGCACGTCGCCCGCCACCACGGCAAAGCCGCGGCCATGCTCGCCGGCACGCGCGGCTTCCACCGCGGCGTTCAGCGCGAGGATATTGGTCTGGAATGCGATCTTCTCGATCACGTCGATGATGTCGACGATCTTGCCCGAGCTGGCGTCGATCGACTGCATGGTATTGACCACGCGCAGCACGGCATCGCTGCCGCGCCCGGCCAGCGTGGCGGCATCGGTGGCGAGTGCGCGGGCCTCGCGGGCGCTGTCGGCATTCTGGCGCACGGTGCTGGTCAGTTCTTCCATGCTGGAAGCGGTCTCCTCCAGCGACGCCGCCTGCTGCTCGGTGCGCTGCGACAGGTCGGCATTGCCGCTGGCAATCTGCTTGCTGGCCGCTGCGATCGAGTCGGCACCGCCGCGCACGTCGCCCACCATGGCCACCAGGCTGGCCTGCATCCGGCCCAGCATGCCGAGCATGCGCGCGGTCTCGCTGCGTGCGGCCTCATCGGCCTGCACGTCGGCGCCGGACGCGGCAACGCTGAGGTCACCGCCGGCAATTGTCTCGAAGCGCGCAATCGCGGTATCCAGCGGCTGCACGATCGAACGGCGCAGGCGCCATGCCACCACCGTGCTGAACAGCAGCCCCACGGCCAGCACGCAGACGGACAGCGTGAACAGGTTGCGGTAGCGCTGCTGCGAAGCCTCGTAGACCTGCTTCGCGCTCGCCACCTGCAGCTTGTTCAGTTCGGTATTGACGGCAGTGAAGGCGATATCGAGCTGCGGAATGGTTTCCAGCACGGCCTTCATCACGCCGTCGCGATCGCCGGCATGCAGCGCGGCAATCATGGGCGCGACACCCTGTTTGAACAGCGCATCGCGCTTGGCGGTCACGTCTTCGACGACCCTGGCTTCGTCGGCCGAACGCGGCAGCGCCAGATAGGCCTTCCAGGCCTGCTCCGAATCGCGCGCAAAGCCTTCCGCGGTCGCGGCGCGCGCCTTGGCATCGGCCGGATCGGCGGCGAAGGTAGCCTGGTCCAGCAGCACACGCACCAGCAACTGGTTCGAGCGCGCTTCGGCCAGGTGGACCGCGGCCGACAGCTGCTGCTCATAGATCTGGTGCGTCGCCTCGTTGCTGCGCGACATGCCAAGCCAGCCGACGGCGCCGACAATCAGCAACAACACATTAATGACGATCGTGAAAAACCACAATCGGGCGCCGATGGTCGTGTTCCTGAACATGGATGAGGCTCCGGGGAAAAGAGGAAACTGGAATGAAGGCGGCGCGCCGCGCCGCTGCCCTGTCCATCTACGGCGCCGTCGCCGCATCCTTTACCGGTATTGGTGGCCTTCACACGCGTGACAGAATTGCGCGGTAGTACAGCATCCCCATTAAGTGGCGGATGCGGCGCGCATCGCGCGTTTGGAGGAAGCCCTCGTGGCAATTTCGCGGCGAACGGGCAAACTGCCGGGATGAACC belongs to Cupriavidus taiwanensis and includes:
- the dusA gene encoding tRNA dihydrouridine(20/20a) synthase DusA — its product is MNVNPRRISVAPMMDWTDRHCRMFHRQLSRHTWLYTEMVTTGALLHGDVPRHLDFDAAEHPVALQLGGSEPADLAMAAKLGQQWGYAEINLNCGCPSERVQRGAFGACLMAEPQLVADCVKAMRDAVEIPVTVKHRIGIDKIEHYDFVRDFVGKVAQAGCGTFIVHARNAILKGLSPKENREIPPLRYEVAYQLKREFPDLEILINGGIVSHDEIAAHLEHVDGVMIGREAYHQPYFLAEMDARFYGDASAPVPSRLDVELAMQRYIGDFVEQGGYMGAVTRHMLGLHRGIAGGRGWRRVLSDAKRMHAARTRTDVEALFDEARTHLRPHTQEPLAA
- a CDS encoding NADPH-dependent FMN reductase; its protein translation is MSDPRDVVVLVGSLRKESYSRKLAKALIALAPAQLKLEIVEIGSLELYNQDLDDKPTQAWTAFRDRIRRADAVLFVTPEYNRSVPAPLKNAIDVGSRPYGSSVWDGKPGAIISASPGAIGGFGANHHLRQSLVFLNVPILQHEAYISGVDKLFDEQGGIANESTKGFLGKLLTTFAAWIERTAPR
- a CDS encoding enoyl-CoA hydratase/isomerase family protein — its product is MTEFVTTEVRGGIGYLTLNRPQALNALSLDMIRAITQALQDWSAAPEVAAVVVAGAGGKAFCAGGDIRYFHQAAHAGDPLLDQFFVEEYALNFLIHRYAKPYIALMDGVVMGGGMGISQGARLRLVTDRTRMAMPETNIGLFPDVGGGWFLARTSGRIGEYLGLTGTVIHAADALYAGLADAYLPGNRLAELVDSLRAQQFGSGDAVLAHIDTFTAAHRADCVPAQSTLAGLAGQIDQLFAGNTAQDILAAVSDAPGDWAAQTAAMLRSRSPLMLCVTLEQIRRARGMSLEDELRMELDMMYYVFRKGDGVEGIRALAVDKDHKPRWQYARLDEVSREKALSFFDSPWRPEEHPLAALGKRA
- a CDS encoding methyl-accepting chemotaxis protein; amino-acid sequence: MFRNTTIGARLWFFTIVINVLLLIVGAVGWLGMSRSNEATHQIYEQQLSAAVHLAEARSNQLLVRVLLDQATFAADPADAKARAATAEGFARDSEQAWKAYLALPRSADEARVVEDVTAKRDALFKQGVAPMIAALHAGDRDGVMKAVLETIPQLDIAFTAVNTELNKLQVASAKQVYEASQQRYRNLFTLSVCVLAVGLLFSTVVAWRLRRSIVQPLDTAIARFETIAGGDLSVAASGADVQADEAARSETARMLGMLGRMQASLVAMVGDVRGGADSIAAASKQIASGNADLSQRTEQQAASLEETASSMEELTSTVRQNADSAREARALATDAATLAGRGSDAVLRVVNTMQSIDASSGKIVDIIDVIEKIAFQTNILALNAAVEAARAGEHGRGFAVVAGDVRDLAQRCAGASKEIRALIGASVANVREGSGLVDEAGRAMQDIVDAVQRVSAIIGDISAASDEQSNGIEQVNVAVSQMDSMTQQNAALVEQAAAAAASLEEQAQRLTSLVATFRLA